TTGAATGGGACCAAGTCCACCGTAGCCCAATCGCCCTCTTTGGCGGTGGGATCGGGGTAGGCCTCGCGGTCGACCTTGGCCACGCCCACGATCTGTTTTTCGGTGACGCTGTGGTAGAAAAAGACCCAGTCGCCCTTCTTCATCGCTCGAAGGTTGTTGCGGGCCTGAAAATTGCGCACGCCGGTCCACTGGGTTTTCCCTTCTTTCAGGAAGGTCGACCACGAGTAGGCTTCCGGTTCTTGTTTGACGAGCCAGCACTGTTTTCCCATAGCCCGACCTTAAGTGACAGGCCGGGCTTTGGGGAGGAGTTTTTGGTGGGCTTTTCGAATCGCTTCGCGAGGCCTTATGGAGTGCGGCAGCCCTCTGCCGCTTTTGCCTCCCACAGCGGAGCTGGGATCCCCCTCCGGGGGGGGCGAAAAGCTGTAGAGGGCTACAGGACTATGGAACTATAAACCTCGTCGGATCGGTTCCCGATCAACTCCATAACGCTTCGCGAAGCGATCCCATTGCTTTCGTTGTGATGCGTGGATAGTGTTCACTTGTAACCCATGGTGATCACGGCTTCCCCATGGATTCATTGCTCAGCATTCATGAATTTATGAAAGATCATCAGTCCACTCTCCTGCTAACTGTGCGTTGGATCGGTTTTGTTGGATTGCTTTGCTTGGGCACCCTCCCGACGTCGGCAGCCGAGGCTTCGCCGGCGGGGTGGAAGTCCCTGTTCAATGGCCAGGATTTCACGGGATGGGAAAAGTACTTGGCGCCGCTGCCTGGGAGCCGAACTCCTCTCGGAGTGAACAATGATCCGCGGAATGTATTTACGATCTCTCAAGTGGATGGGGCTCCGGCAATTCATGTGTCTGGGGAAGTCTATGGTGCCATCACCACGGCTGACTCCTTCGAC
The DNA window shown above is from Verrucomicrobiales bacterium and carries:
- a CDS encoding EVE domain-containing protein, which translates into the protein MGKQCWLVKQEPEAYSWSTFLKEGKTQWTGVRNFQARNNLRAMKKGDWVFFYHSVTEKQIVGVAKVDREAYPDPTAKEGDWATVDLVPFKPLKSPIALEALKTDPQLKDMALLRQTRLSVTPISPEQCDRLLSLSQTKL